AGCCCAGGGCGACCGAGAGGGTGTTCACCAGGATGGCCCGCCCGGTGGTCTTGATGGTGGTCCGGATGGCCTCGTCCACCGTCGCCCCCTCGCTGATCTCCCGCTTGAAGCGGGTGAGGAAGTGGATGGTGTAGTCGATGCCGATACCGATGGTGACGCTGGCGATCATCGCCGTCGCCATGTCGAGGGCGATGCCCGCGTAGGCCATCACGCCGAAGGAGATCAGGGTGGCCATCGCGATCGGGATCATCGCCAGCAGCCCGCCGGTGAAGGAGCGGAACTGCAGCATCATCAGGGCGAGCACGAAGAGGAGGGCCAGGGCGATGGACTCGAGCTGGTTCTTCACCAGCGCGCTGTTGAGGGTGAGCAGGATCCGGTGGAGGCCGGTCTCCTCCATGGTGGTCGTGATGGGCTCGCCCTCGCCGCTCTCGTCGCTCTCCGGGGCGATCAGATCCCAGAGCTCGGCCTCGATCTCCTTCCGGGGGGCCTTCTCCCCCAGCGCGGCGGAGACCTTCTCGCCCAGGGCCGCGATGCGCGCCCGGCGGGTCTTCTGCTCGATGCGGGCGACCAGGGACTCGGCCATCATCTCGATGCCCTCGGGATCCTCGGCGGCCTCGGTGCCGGCGAGGGCCTCGGTGAGCCCGGCGGCGATGTCGGCCTCGCTCCAGGGCTTCCGGGAGAGGGCCTCGCCCAGCGCGGCCTCGGCCCGGGAGAGCTCCTCCTCGCCGAGGGCGATCTCCGCCTCCTCCGAGCCGAGGTAGGCCAGCGCCGCCGCGCGAGCGGGCGGGGGGACCTCCGCCGCGGTGACCTCGACGGCGAGGCCGGGATCGGCCAGCAGGGCGCGCAAGGTCGCGCGCCGCTCGTCGGAGAAGGGGGGCTCGCCGCTGCGGCGGCGGTGGACGGTCTCGACGCCGTCGAGGACCCAGTCCAGGCGCGCCTCGCCGGTGGGGAGCGCGCGCACGCCCTTCCCCCAGGCGGACTCGGCCAGCATCGCCTTCACCTCGGCGGCGACCTTCCCCATCACCGGGGTGTCGTGGGAGTCGACCCGGGCCGAGAGGACGCCCCGGGTGCGGCCGGAGTTCACCATCTGCTCGAGGAGCTCCTGGCCATCGAGGAAGAACCAGAGGTTGCCGACCTCGGTGCGGGTGTCCGGCACGCGCTTCACGCCGTTCATCACCTCGTTGAGGTCGGCCAGGACGTCGGCGAGGGAGGTGGGCTGCGCGGCGCCCCCCAGGGAGTCGATCTTCTGGCCGAAGCGGCGGAGGTTCTTGAGGACCCAGGGGTCCTTCATGTCGCCCTTCACGTCGATGAAGAGGGGCGCCGAGCCGCCGAAGCGGTCGTGGAGGAGCTCCTCCGACTGCCGGGGGAAGCTGTCCTCGTGGAAGTGGTTGAGCATGTTCACGTCGGTGGTGATCCGGGGAATGCCCGCCGCGCCGGCGAGGCCGGCCACCAGGGCGACGACGACCAGGAGGCCCGGCCGGTTCCTCACCTGCCGCGCGAAGTGCTCGAGGAGGTGATCGATGGCGCCGTGGACCTGCTTCTCCTCGATGGCCGGCCGGGGCGTCTTAACCGGCAGGAAGGAGAGGATCACCGGGAGCAGGGTCACCGAGGCTCCCAGGCCCAGGATCACGCCGACCGCGGTGAGCACGCCGAAGTCGCGGATGATGGTCATCGTCGCGGTGGAGAGGGTGGCGAAGCCGATGAAGGTCGTCAGGCCCGCGGCGATGATGGGCAGGGCGACGGCCCGGATGGCGGCGGTCACCACCTCGGCGGGATCGCTGCTCTGGTGGGCGTCCTCGTTGTAGCGGGACACCATGTGGATGCCGTAGGCCGATCCCACGGCCAGCAACACCACCGGCATGATCGCCGAGACCATGGTGATCGGGTAGCCGAGGTAGGTCATCAGCCCGATGGCCCAGAGGGTGGCCAGGCCCACCGTCGCCAGCGGCAGGATGACCCCCCGCAGGGTGCGGAACATCGCGAAGAGCACCCCGAGGATCACGAAGGCGACCACCGGGATGAGCAGCTTCATGTCCTCCATGATGAGGTCGTTGATGCTCACCGGGGTCATGGGCATGCCGGCGTAGTAGACCTTCACGCCCTCGGGCAGGCGGGCGTCGGTCTGCTTCATCAGCTCGCGGGAGATGAGATCCTTGCGGCCCTCCGAGCCGAGGTTGGCGACCACGAGGGCGACGGTGCCGTCCTCGGAGATGATGCCGCCCCGCACCGTCTCCTTGCCCAGGGCGCGCTCGCGCAGGGCCTTCAGGGCCTCGGGGGTCCGGGGGATCGCGTCGGGATCGACGAGCTTCACGACCTCGACCGAGTCCTCGGTGGCCTTGAAGTCCATCATGTTGGTCAGGGAGATGACCGACTCCACGCCCTCGGTGGCCTGGTAGGTCCGGGTCAGATCACGGATCAGCTCGAGCCCCTGCACCGTGAAGACGTCGTCCATCTCCAGGGCGACCATCGCCACGTGGTTGTTCCCGAAG
The DNA window shown above is from Deltaproteobacteria bacterium and carries:
- a CDS encoding MMPL family transporter, whose product is MTSIARTILRLRALIVILSLTATVLAALQLPDARLESDILRYLPQDDPDVVLFEEIGSAFGNNHVAMVALEMDDVFTVQGLELIRDLTRTYQATEGVESVISLTNMMDFKATEDSVEVVKLVDPDAIPRTPEALKALRERALGKETVRGGIISEDGTVALVVANLGSEGRKDLISRELMKQTDARLPEGVKVYYAGMPMTPVSINDLIMEDMKLLIPVVAFVILGVLFAMFRTLRGVILPLATVGLATLWAIGLMTYLGYPITMVSAIMPVVLLAVGSAYGIHMVSRYNEDAHQSSDPAEVVTAAIRAVALPIIAAGLTTFIGFATLSTATMTIIRDFGVLTAVGVILGLGASVTLLPVILSFLPVKTPRPAIEEKQVHGAIDHLLEHFARQVRNRPGLLVVVALVAGLAGAAGIPRITTDVNMLNHFHEDSFPRQSEELLHDRFGGSAPLFIDVKGDMKDPWVLKNLRRFGQKIDSLGGAAQPTSLADVLADLNEVMNGVKRVPDTRTEVGNLWFFLDGQELLEQMVNSGRTRGVLSARVDSHDTPVMGKVAAEVKAMLAESAWGKGVRALPTGEARLDWVLDGVETVHRRRSGEPPFSDERRATLRALLADPGLAVEVTAAEVPPPARAAALAYLGSEEAEIALGEEELSRAEAALGEALSRKPWSEADIAAGLTEALAGTEAAEDPEGIEMMAESLVARIEQKTRRARIAALGEKVSAALGEKAPRKEIEAELWDLIAPESDESGEGEPITTTMEETGLHRILLTLNSALVKNQLESIALALLFVLALMMLQFRSFTGGLLAMIPIAMATLISFGVMAYAGIALDMATAMIASVTIGIGIDYTIHFLTRFKREISEGATVDEAIRTTIKTTGRAILVNTLSVALGFLVLLLSGLIALRHFGLLVALNMFVCAAGALTTLPATIHLTGGRFFGRGAPNTSES